One genomic window of Gimesia chilikensis includes the following:
- a CDS encoding FAD-binding domain-containing protein, giving the protein MSVPEIRIRQLNEAPLKEDGDFVLYWMIANRRTRFNFSLERAVELAKGLDKPLVVFEALRCGYRWASDRMHRFVLQGMADNRANFEETVATYYYYVEPEAGHGSGLLEALADKACAIVTDDFPCFFLPRMLDHVAPRLPVSLEAIDSNGLLPLRAASQTYPTAYAFRRFLHKELPPHLLEMPKTNPLARIKLPELKSLPKEILDRWPMATDELLTATPEVLADLPVDHSVGPASFDGGEEAALKALRRFFDTRFKRYADERNLPEEEVTSGLSPYLHFGHISTHDVFDSIARREEWSVEKVMDQKPSGKRAGWWQMSETAESFLDELITWRELGYNMCWQRDDYDQYSSLPDWAQTTLDEHASDPREHTYSLEEFEQAKTHDPLWNAAQTQLVTEGRLHNYMRMLWGKKILHWSDSPQDALEIMIELNNKYAVDGRNPNSYSGIFWCLGRYDRAWGPEREIFGKIRYMTSQNTARKFSVDGYLERYGNQKRQGALFD; this is encoded by the coding sequence ATGAGCGTTCCTGAAATTCGTATCCGCCAGTTGAATGAGGCTCCTCTGAAAGAGGATGGAGACTTTGTTTTGTACTGGATGATCGCCAACCGCCGCACCCGTTTCAATTTCAGCCTGGAGCGGGCGGTCGAACTGGCGAAGGGTCTGGATAAACCGCTGGTCGTCTTTGAAGCCTTGCGCTGCGGTTACCGCTGGGCCAGCGACCGGATGCATCGCTTTGTGCTGCAGGGCATGGCGGATAACCGAGCGAACTTTGAAGAGACTGTGGCGACGTACTACTATTATGTGGAACCCGAGGCAGGTCATGGATCTGGACTGCTGGAGGCACTGGCTGACAAAGCGTGCGCGATTGTTACTGATGATTTTCCCTGCTTCTTTTTGCCGCGGATGCTGGACCACGTGGCCCCGCGCTTGCCCGTCAGCCTGGAAGCCATCGATTCCAATGGACTGCTGCCTCTGCGGGCTGCGTCCCAGACTTATCCCACGGCGTATGCATTTCGTCGCTTCCTGCACAAGGAACTGCCGCCCCACCTGCTGGAGATGCCTAAGACGAATCCCCTGGCCCGTATTAAACTGCCCGAACTGAAATCGCTGCCCAAAGAGATTCTCGATCGCTGGCCGATGGCGACCGATGAACTGCTGACCGCCACGCCTGAAGTACTGGCGGACCTGCCCGTTGATCACAGTGTTGGTCCAGCATCCTTTGACGGCGGTGAAGAAGCAGCACTCAAAGCGCTGCGGCGTTTCTTCGATACCCGCTTCAAACGCTACGCGGACGAACGAAACCTGCCTGAAGAAGAAGTGACCAGCGGGCTCTCCCCTTACCTGCACTTCGGTCACATCTCGACACATGATGTGTTTGATTCCATCGCCCGCCGGGAAGAGTGGTCGGTCGAAAAAGTGATGGATCAGAAGCCGTCGGGCAAACGAGCCGGGTGGTGGCAGATGAGTGAGACGGCGGAAAGTTTTCTGGATGAACTGATCACCTGGCGGGAGCTGGGTTACAACATGTGCTGGCAGCGGGATGACTACGACCAGTACTCTTCCCTGCCCGACTGGGCGCAGACCACGCTCGACGAGCACGCGTCCGATCCGCGCGAGCATACTTACTCGCTGGAAGAGTTCGAACAGGCGAAAACACATGATCCCCTCTGGAACGCAGCCCAGACGCAACTGGTGACCGAAGGCCGTCTGCATAATTACATGCGGATGCTGTGGGGCAAGAAAATCCTGCACTGGTCGGACTCTCCTCAGGACGCGCTCGAGATCATGATCGAACTCAACAACAAGTATGCGGTCGATGGGCGGAATCCGAATTCGTATTCCGGCATCTTCTGGTGCCTGGGCCGTTACGATCGTGCCTGGGGTCCCGAGCGGGAGATCTTTGGGAAGATCCGCTACATGACCAGTCAGAACACGGCCCGCAAATTCAGCGTCGATGGCTACCTGGAACGCTACGGGAATCAGAAACGCCAGGGGGCGTTATTCGATTGA
- a CDS encoding DUF1559 family PulG-like putative transporter, with product MVKQKRFLIGVSEIITILVILAILAMLIIPETKQIVNGGHRERFRNQLKLVGLACHEYQSEYGCLPPVVISDERGRSIHSWRAILLPWLESRGRTEPPAFVYSFNDPWFSPANRQAALDNPDLYTMLVTTDGREVVQKSKLAAVIGAQTYWSPSGECRRLPLEANQDERHILLLEIPNLYGAWSQPNDVTLDEVLTLSKNQQFEPNGAHVLFDDGSVTWFAPEALTEANLRRLLCPFDTTK from the coding sequence ATGGTGAAGCAGAAACGATTTCTGATCGGTGTCAGTGAGATCATCACTATCCTGGTGATTCTCGCCATCCTGGCCATGCTGATCATTCCGGAAACGAAACAGATTGTTAACGGGGGACACAGAGAACGTTTTCGCAATCAACTGAAACTGGTAGGCCTGGCTTGCCATGAATACCAGTCGGAGTATGGTTGCCTGCCCCCTGTTGTCATTTCGGACGAGAGAGGCAGGTCGATTCACAGCTGGCGGGCGATTCTGCTTCCCTGGCTGGAATCGCGGGGGAGGACAGAGCCACCAGCTTTTGTGTATTCTTTCAACGACCCCTGGTTCAGCCCTGCAAACCGGCAGGCGGCACTGGATAACCCCGATCTCTATACCATGCTGGTCACCACTGACGGCAGAGAGGTTGTTCAGAAATCAAAATTAGCAGCCGTGATCGGCGCGCAGACTTACTGGAGCCCCTCTGGTGAATGCCGTCGTCTGCCACTGGAGGCGAATCAGGATGAACGTCACATTCTGCTGCTGGAAATCCCCAATCTGTACGGTGCATGGAGCCAGCCCAATGACGTCACCCTGGACGAGGTGCTGACACTCAGTAAGAATCAGCAGTTTGAACCGAATGGTGCACACGTTTTATTTGATGACGGCAGTGTCACCTGGTTCGCTCCTGAAGCACTGACCGAGGCGAATTTACGCCGCCTGCTCTGTCCGTTTGACACAACCAAATAA
- a CDS encoding DUF3300 domain-containing protein, translated as MTSTSTSYLKGFITITAGLCVLLQADLASAQQPGPLAAQNNRTLSPRAIESLVTGIAFYPDELVETILQAAQHPLAIRQASEKTTGRFGGRFAQRVQQFNQSTDPSVAQLNQHPEILAQLNDNLATTTLLGRVYQTQPDDVWRAIDKLRAEVDAALEEEPQQFVDASGAPLTGQAAYVAAAGYVAGRYFVPATMSELYVAYAHPQQTTTTAVYEGPYASGSATQTTTTGPYGHATASTGSSSTTYTGPNGNTVTGNTQGGSVVYQNGPTTAGAGAATTTITGPQGNSATATGAGIAGKTTVGGTTYFGAAGGGTVNTSNGLSASGAGQVSGSVAQTQTGAQYNTQSSGAITTNTGVDAYGSRNTSGSVNQNADGSVSGVRSSSTAIQGNNGYANVQHNSSGTATGNGTGTYNGSTTVDSSKGSAAVSTTAGDGQVSSTVTTQNGSKTGTLGDGQVGQGSSTASSRQATGSQQGSYRASRQKSAANSRYSQSSSQQIASGLQSMQKNWEQLSQKMNRSSQAAAAQRNTRTYSQQRPTSGYSRSSGYGSNYSSRNAASSRGSSSYSRGSASPGSGRGSSGRSRGGRR; from the coding sequence ATGACTTCAACTTCAACGAGTTACTTGAAAGGATTCATCACCATCACCGCCGGCCTCTGTGTTCTGCTGCAGGCCGATCTGGCCAGCGCACAACAGCCCGGTCCCCTGGCAGCACAAAATAACAGAACACTGTCACCACGTGCGATCGAAAGTCTGGTGACCGGCATCGCCTTCTATCCGGATGAGCTGGTCGAGACCATCCTGCAGGCAGCCCAACATCCCCTGGCGATCCGTCAGGCTTCCGAAAAAACAACCGGCCGGTTCGGCGGTCGATTTGCGCAACGGGTGCAACAATTCAATCAGAGTACAGACCCGAGTGTCGCGCAGCTCAATCAGCATCCCGAGATCCTGGCACAATTGAATGACAATCTTGCGACCACGACTTTACTGGGGCGCGTGTATCAGACACAGCCCGACGATGTCTGGCGGGCGATTGATAAACTGCGGGCCGAAGTCGATGCAGCACTGGAGGAAGAACCGCAGCAGTTCGTCGATGCCAGTGGTGCACCGTTGACAGGTCAGGCCGCGTATGTAGCGGCAGCCGGTTATGTCGCCGGTCGATACTTTGTACCCGCGACCATGTCAGAACTCTACGTGGCTTATGCGCATCCACAACAAACCACGACGACCGCCGTCTATGAAGGACCATATGCTTCCGGATCGGCCACGCAAACCACGACCACGGGTCCTTACGGTCACGCGACCGCTTCGACCGGCAGCAGTTCCACCACTTACACGGGACCGAACGGAAACACCGTCACCGGAAATACCCAGGGAGGCAGCGTCGTTTATCAGAATGGTCCGACGACCGCAGGTGCTGGTGCGGCGACCACTACGATCACTGGTCCCCAGGGAAATTCCGCCACCGCGACCGGAGCAGGCATTGCCGGCAAGACGACCGTGGGTGGTACGACTTACTTTGGCGCTGCGGGAGGAGGGACCGTCAATACTTCAAACGGACTCTCTGCCAGTGGTGCCGGACAGGTCAGCGGATCAGTCGCGCAGACACAGACCGGTGCGCAGTACAACACCCAGTCCAGCGGGGCGATCACTACGAATACCGGCGTCGACGCGTATGGCAGTCGCAACACGAGTGGCAGCGTCAATCAGAATGCCGATGGCTCTGTGAGCGGCGTCCGGTCTTCCTCGACTGCGATTCAGGGAAATAACGGTTACGCGAACGTGCAACACAACAGCTCCGGCACTGCCACCGGAAATGGTACGGGCACCTACAATGGTTCCACCACAGTCGATTCGAGTAAAGGATCGGCTGCGGTCAGTACCACAGCGGGCGATGGTCAGGTCAGTTCGACAGTGACCACGCAGAACGGTTCCAAGACCGGCACCCTGGGAGATGGCCAGGTGGGCCAGGGGTCGTCTACAGCCAGCAGTCGTCAAGCGACGGGCAGTCAACAGGGCTCTTACCGGGCCAGCCGTCAGAAGAGTGCTGCGAATTCGCGGTACAGTCAATCCTCAAGTCAGCAGATTGCCTCGGGCCTGCAGAGCATGCAGAAGAACTGGGAACAGCTCAGCCAGAAGATGAACCGTTCTTCCCAGGCGGCAGCCGCACAGCGTAATACGCGGACTTACTCACAACAGCGTCCGACGTCCGGCTATTCACGGAGTTCAGGATACGGTTCGAACTACTCGAGCCGGAATGCAGCAAGTTCCCGCGGCAGTTCCTCTTATTCGAGAGGCAGTGCTTCTCCGGGAAGTGGCCGGGGTTCTTCAGGTCGATCCCGCGGTGGTCGCAGATAA
- a CDS encoding PQQ-binding-like beta-propeller repeat protein: MHQFKLISLSLVFMFGFTVSATSADQTLLNQSWSQWRGPQRNGTLSGTTLPDSLSEQSLKLRWELPLSPGYSGPIVTADRVFVTETVNEETEVVRALDRQTGKELWKQSWPGAISVPFFAKANGDWIRATPAFDGERLYVAGIRDVLVCLDAASGSILWRLDFVEQLKSSLPSFGFASSPLVTDEAVYVQAGGGFCKVNKLTGEVIWRVLEDGGGMFGSAFSSPCLAELDGVLQILVQTRTTLAGVDPESGQVFWEQKIPAFRGMNILTPAVVNNTVFTSSYGGRSFLFDITRNDGKWQVKELWSNAIQGYMSSPIILDGYIYLHLKNQRFTCLDLKTGKAFWTTAPYGKYWSMVTDGQKILALDQKGELLLIKASPKKFDLLDQRKVADDSWAYLAVSGKDLLIRDLKQLSVYQAESDSPKN, from the coding sequence ATGCATCAATTCAAACTGATATCACTGTCGCTTGTTTTTATGTTCGGATTCACGGTGAGTGCCACCAGTGCGGATCAGACACTCCTCAATCAGAGCTGGTCCCAGTGGCGCGGCCCGCAGCGGAATGGCACGCTTTCCGGAACGACTCTGCCTGATTCACTGAGTGAACAAAGTCTGAAATTACGGTGGGAGCTCCCTCTGAGTCCGGGGTATTCGGGACCGATTGTGACCGCGGACCGGGTGTTCGTGACGGAGACCGTCAATGAGGAGACCGAAGTCGTCCGGGCCCTGGATCGTCAGACCGGCAAGGAACTCTGGAAACAGTCCTGGCCCGGTGCGATCAGTGTTCCCTTTTTCGCGAAAGCGAACGGGGACTGGATCCGCGCCACACCCGCGTTCGATGGAGAGCGATTGTATGTCGCAGGCATCCGGGACGTCCTGGTCTGCCTGGATGCGGCCAGTGGCAGCATTCTCTGGCGGCTCGACTTTGTGGAGCAGCTCAAATCTTCGCTGCCCTCATTCGGCTTTGCTTCATCTCCCCTCGTGACTGATGAGGCAGTTTATGTGCAGGCCGGTGGCGGCTTCTGTAAGGTCAACAAATTGACGGGGGAAGTCATCTGGCGTGTGTTGGAAGACGGGGGCGGCATGTTCGGCAGCGCGTTCTCTTCTCCTTGCCTGGCGGAACTGGATGGCGTGCTGCAGATTCTGGTTCAGACCCGGACGACACTGGCGGGTGTCGATCCGGAATCGGGTCAGGTGTTCTGGGAACAGAAGATCCCCGCCTTTCGTGGCATGAATATTCTGACGCCGGCTGTTGTGAACAACACCGTCTTTACCAGCAGCTATGGCGGACGTTCGTTTCTGTTTGACATCACCCGCAACGATGGAAAGTGGCAGGTCAAGGAACTCTGGTCGAATGCGATTCAGGGTTACATGTCATCGCCGATCATCCTGGACGGGTACATTTACCTGCATTTGAAAAATCAACGTTTTACCTGTCTCGATCTGAAAACCGGGAAAGCGTTCTGGACAACAGCCCCATACGGTAAATACTGGAGCATGGTCACCGATGGTCAGAAGATTCTGGCGTTGGATCAGAAAGGGGAACTGCTGTTGATCAAAGCCAGTCCCAAGAAATTCGACCTGCTTGATCAGCGGAAAGTCGCCGACGACTCCTGGGCATACCTGGCTGTCAGCGGTAAGGATCTGTTGATCCGTGACCTGAAGCAGCTCTCTGTTTACCAGGCAGAGTCGGACAGTCCGAAGAATTAA
- a CDS encoding DUF1501 domain-containing protein: MNRRELLQNAGGGMGMLALNALLQQEQPAHAAANSALSSSKPDFPPRAKRIIWLFMHGGPSHVDLWDPKPDLIKYAGKPLPESFGKVMTRRKVAQNPLLAPIKPFRKRGESGLEVSDFLPHTGALVDDLCVIRSLHGDSVNHPQSVYQMNTGSILMGHPSVGSWVAYGLGSENADMPAFVVLPDPGGGVKGGPPAWGSGYLPATFQGTTMRPGQTPILNLKPPTGISTRQQRATLDLVQSLNRRHLEARDRDDELSARIAAYELAFRMQTAAPEIVDLTQETPATHKMYGLDDPDTRDFGERCLLARRMVERGVRFIQLYSGDTVGWDAHSDVTKNHTTYCRKTDQPIAALLKDLKQRGLLEDTLVVWCGEFGRMPMSEQGKGRDHNPWGYCGWLAGAGITGGRAYGATDPIGLRAAEQTVHVNQFHATLLHLLGLDHETLTYFHNGLDERLTGPAEVEIVKGLLT, translated from the coding sequence ATGAACCGTCGCGAGTTGCTGCAGAATGCCGGCGGTGGAATGGGTATGCTGGCTCTGAACGCATTGCTGCAACAGGAACAGCCGGCGCACGCTGCAGCGAACTCAGCGCTCTCTTCCAGCAAACCGGACTTTCCTCCGCGCGCCAAACGAATCATCTGGCTCTTCATGCACGGCGGTCCCAGTCACGTCGATCTGTGGGATCCCAAACCGGATCTGATCAAATACGCGGGCAAACCACTGCCCGAAAGTTTCGGCAAAGTCATGACGCGCCGCAAGGTGGCACAGAATCCTCTGCTGGCACCCATCAAACCCTTTCGCAAACGCGGTGAGTCGGGACTGGAAGTCAGTGACTTTCTGCCGCACACCGGCGCACTTGTGGACGACCTGTGTGTGATCCGCTCGCTGCATGGTGACAGCGTGAATCATCCGCAGTCGGTCTACCAGATGAATACAGGCAGCATCCTGATGGGGCATCCGAGTGTGGGCAGCTGGGTGGCCTACGGTTTGGGTTCCGAGAATGCAGACATGCCCGCCTTTGTGGTCCTGCCGGATCCAGGGGGCGGCGTAAAAGGGGGACCGCCCGCCTGGGGCAGCGGTTACCTGCCGGCCACGTTCCAGGGAACAACCATGCGCCCCGGACAGACGCCAATTCTGAATCTCAAGCCTCCCACCGGGATCTCTACCCGCCAGCAACGAGCGACCCTGGATCTGGTTCAATCCCTGAATCGACGCCACCTGGAAGCCCGCGATCGGGACGACGAACTCTCAGCCCGGATCGCCGCCTATGAGCTGGCTTTTCGCATGCAGACCGCTGCTCCGGAAATTGTCGACCTGACACAGGAGACACCGGCGACTCACAAAATGTATGGACTCGACGATCCAGACACGCGCGATTTCGGCGAACGCTGTCTGCTGGCACGACGCATGGTGGAGCGTGGCGTGCGTTTCATTCAGCTTTACTCCGGAGATACCGTGGGCTGGGATGCACACAGCGACGTAACGAAGAATCATACCACCTATTGCCGCAAGACCGATCAGCCGATCGCAGCGTTGCTCAAGGATTTGAAACAACGGGGGCTCCTGGAAGACACGCTCGTGGTCTGGTGTGGCGAATTCGGTCGCATGCCGATGAGCGAGCAGGGCAAAGGCCGCGATCACAATCCCTGGGGCTATTGTGGCTGGCTGGCCGGTGCCGGTATCACGGGAGGGCGCGCTTACGGGGCCACCGATCCCATCGGCTTACGCGCCGCGGAACAGACCGTGCACGTCAATCAGTTTCACGCGACCCTCCTGCATCTGCTCGGACTCGATCATGAAACGCTGACCTACTTTCATAACGGTCTGGATGAGCGTCTGACTGGTCCCGCGGAAGTCGAGATTGTGAAAGGACTGCTCACATGA
- a CDS encoding DUF1549 and DUF1553 domain-containing protein: protein MKGFRKYASCWCCLLCLSLSVSVSAEEPKALTETPLTESDRDHWAFQPIQKPALPEVKRGNWTRTPIDRFILAKLEAEGLQPAPDAARVTLIRRVYFDVIGLPPTPAEVDQFLADQTDDAYERLVDRLLASPRYGERWAQHWLDLARFAETDGYEHDKIRPDAWKYRDWVIKALNADMPYDQFVRWQLAGDVIAPDNPDARTATAFCHSGPDMPDINSQEERRHTLLNEMTSTVGSVFMALQLGCAQCHDHKYDPISTFDFYRLRAFFEPAVQPVKNRSVTTLAATDKKRKPSHVMLRGDWRRPGPEVEPAFLRIANSDEQQIESQTAPQQRLALARWLTQKSHPLTSRVIVNRVWQHHFGRGLCASPSDFGLMGESPSHPELLDWLAAEFTETGWKLKSLHRLILTSRVYQQASSLQTQNVESVAAEQRSAWKQSLEHDPDAALLSRFPRQRLDAEVIRDALLSISGKLSERTGGRGVMPPLPQELRATLLKDQWKTSPREEDHYRRSIYVFARRNLRYPLFEAFDRPDANNSCPQRGNSTTAPQALLMLNSESSLKSARELAGLIQDEAGSSPRQQVTLLIRRALGRQPGKAELVELVQFLKAQREELRREQRTADQLLLPLGKLETKDPYAGAALTDLCLAVLNSNEFIYVD from the coding sequence ATGAAAGGATTCCGCAAGTATGCCAGCTGCTGGTGTTGTCTGCTCTGCCTGTCACTGTCCGTCAGTGTTTCAGCCGAAGAACCGAAGGCACTGACCGAGACTCCCCTGACCGAGTCAGACCGCGATCACTGGGCATTCCAGCCGATTCAAAAACCGGCGCTACCGGAAGTCAAACGAGGCAACTGGACGCGGACGCCCATCGATCGCTTCATCCTCGCGAAGCTGGAAGCCGAGGGATTGCAACCGGCCCCGGATGCAGCCCGGGTAACGCTGATCCGTCGCGTTTATTTCGATGTCATTGGCCTGCCTCCCACGCCGGCGGAAGTCGATCAGTTTTTAGCAGACCAGACTGATGATGCATATGAGCGACTCGTGGATCGCCTGCTGGCTTCGCCCCGCTATGGCGAACGCTGGGCCCAGCACTGGCTCGACCTGGCCCGGTTTGCAGAAACGGACGGCTACGAACACGATAAGATCCGCCCTGATGCCTGGAAGTACCGGGACTGGGTGATCAAGGCGCTGAATGCTGATATGCCCTACGATCAGTTTGTTCGCTGGCAACTGGCCGGGGATGTGATTGCCCCTGACAATCCCGATGCCCGGACAGCGACGGCCTTCTGTCATTCCGGACCCGATATGCCCGACATCAATTCACAGGAAGAACGACGCCACACGCTGCTCAACGAGATGACTTCCACGGTCGGTTCCGTATTCATGGCCCTGCAGCTGGGATGTGCCCAGTGCCACGATCATAAGTATGATCCGATCAGCACGTTTGACTTTTATCGTCTGCGAGCTTTCTTTGAACCGGCGGTGCAACCGGTGAAGAATCGTTCGGTAACGACTCTCGCTGCAACGGATAAAAAACGGAAACCAAGTCACGTGATGCTCCGCGGCGACTGGCGTCGTCCCGGCCCTGAAGTTGAGCCTGCCTTCTTGCGGATTGCGAATTCAGATGAGCAGCAGATCGAGTCGCAGACAGCACCTCAGCAGCGGCTCGCTCTGGCTCGCTGGTTGACGCAGAAATCGCATCCCCTCACGTCGCGGGTAATCGTGAATCGGGTCTGGCAGCATCACTTCGGGCGGGGCTTGTGTGCCTCACCCAGCGACTTTGGTCTGATGGGAGAATCTCCCTCCCATCCTGAACTGCTGGACTGGCTGGCGGCCGAATTTACTGAGACCGGCTGGAAACTGAAATCGCTGCATCGTCTGATTTTGACCTCGCGGGTCTATCAGCAGGCCAGCAGCTTGCAGACCCAGAACGTGGAATCAGTCGCAGCGGAACAACGCAGTGCCTGGAAACAAAGCCTGGAACATGATCCCGATGCCGCACTGCTCTCGCGGTTTCCCCGTCAGCGTCTGGATGCGGAGGTGATTCGCGATGCGCTGTTATCGATCAGCGGTAAACTCTCCGAGCGAACCGGCGGTCGAGGCGTTATGCCGCCCCTGCCTCAGGAACTGCGGGCCACGCTGCTCAAGGATCAGTGGAAGACCAGTCCCCGCGAAGAGGATCACTACCGCCGCAGTATCTATGTCTTTGCACGACGCAACCTTCGCTATCCCCTGTTCGAAGCCTTTGATCGGCCCGATGCGAATAACAGCTGTCCCCAGCGAGGCAACTCAACCACGGCTCCACAGGCGCTGTTGATGTTGAACTCGGAAAGTTCGCTCAAGTCAGCACGAGAGCTGGCGGGACTGATTCAGGACGAGGCCGGTTCCAGTCCCCGACAGCAGGTGACGCTGTTGATCCGACGGGCGTTGGGACGTCAGCCAGGGAAAGCAGAACTGGTCGAACTCGTTCAGTTTCTGAAAGCACAGCGCGAAGAACTGCGCCGGGAGCAACGCACTGCCGATCAGCTGCTGCTCCCTCTTGGCAAGCTGGAAACAAAGGATCCTTACGCAGGTGCAGCGCTGACGGACCTCTGCCTGGCGGTTTTGAATTCGAATGAATTTATTTATGTCGATTGA
- a CDS encoding bifunctional SulP family inorganic anion transporter/carbonic anhydrase: MNDARAAGYPLSYLPRDLTSGLVVFLVALPLCLGIALASGAPLFSGLLAGIVGGLVVGSISGSSTSVSGPAAGLTAIVVAQIATLGSFEAFLLAVMVGGVIQIILGVVRAGSLSAFFPSSVIKGLLAAIGVILILKQIPHVVGHDTDPEGEMSFTQPDKQNTFSELLTVFEGDFHFGAAAVGLTSILLLVVWGRVKLLKNSVIPGPLIVVLLGVAMHLLFQRLGGPWAIEASHMVQIPVAESAKDLLTFLTFPDFSQLLNPAVYLAGATIAIVASLETLLNLEAVDKLDPENRNSPPSRELVAQGVGNMVSGLIGGLPVTSVIVRGSVNVNSGAKTKISCIFHGVLLLIAVALLPMYMNLIPLAALAAILLVTGFKLASPTLFKQMWSEGRYQFLPFIITLLSIVFTDLLIGILIGLGVSLLFILNSSLRQPIRRILETHAGGDVLHIELANQVSFLNRAALDQIFNEAESGSKMLIDASNTDYIDPDILSLIQEFKTKIGPARGISVNLRGFKRKYQLHDEIQFADYSTRDLKDQITPAQVLKILQDGNERFHTGNRLSRDLGHQVNATAGEQHPLAVVLSCIDSRVPAELVLDLGIGDILSVRVAGNVIGNKSLGSIEYGVSVEGVKLVLVLGHTRCGAVASTVQLMCDHSDPTQVTGCAHLDSIVHEVVPCVDEEACEHLDEMSPEEREQFVDEVARRNVYRSVHEISVRSEVIRDLVQAGKVMVVGALYDVKSGKMEFLTEEHSTVEAGSVTD, from the coding sequence ATGAATGATGCGCGCGCCGCTGGGTATCCGCTTTCGTACTTACCCCGTGACCTGACCTCAGGTCTCGTTGTGTTTCTTGTGGCTCTGCCGCTCTGCCTGGGGATCGCCCTGGCATCCGGAGCCCCCCTCTTCTCAGGGCTGCTGGCCGGTATTGTCGGCGGTCTGGTCGTCGGATCCATCAGTGGATCAAGTACCAGCGTCAGTGGGCCTGCTGCCGGTTTGACAGCCATCGTCGTTGCGCAGATCGCCACCCTGGGATCGTTTGAAGCATTCCTGCTGGCCGTCATGGTCGGCGGCGTGATTCAGATCATTCTGGGAGTGGTTCGTGCCGGTTCACTCTCGGCGTTTTTCCCTTCGAGTGTGATTAAAGGCCTGCTGGCCGCCATTGGTGTGATTCTGATTCTGAAACAGATTCCCCACGTTGTCGGCCACGATACCGACCCGGAAGGGGAAATGTCCTTCACCCAGCCGGACAAGCAGAACACCTTTTCCGAATTGCTGACCGTCTTCGAAGGGGACTTCCATTTCGGAGCCGCTGCCGTCGGGCTGACCTCAATTCTACTGCTCGTCGTCTGGGGACGGGTCAAGCTGTTGAAGAACTCGGTGATCCCCGGTCCGCTGATTGTAGTTCTACTGGGCGTGGCCATGCACCTGCTGTTCCAGCGACTCGGAGGCCCCTGGGCGATTGAAGCCAGTCACATGGTGCAGATCCCAGTCGCTGAGTCGGCTAAAGATCTATTAACCTTCCTGACCTTCCCCGACTTTTCGCAGTTACTGAATCCCGCCGTCTATCTGGCAGGCGCGACGATTGCCATCGTGGCATCACTGGAAACGCTGCTCAACCTGGAAGCGGTCGACAAACTGGACCCTGAAAACCGCAACTCCCCGCCGAGCCGCGAACTGGTGGCTCAGGGGGTTGGCAACATGGTCTCCGGCCTGATTGGTGGTCTGCCGGTGACCTCGGTGATTGTCCGTGGTTCGGTTAACGTCAACTCGGGAGCCAAAACCAAAATCTCTTGTATTTTCCATGGGGTCCTGCTGCTGATCGCGGTCGCGTTGCTCCCCATGTATATGAATCTGATTCCGCTGGCAGCGCTGGCGGCGATTCTGCTGGTCACCGGTTTCAAACTCGCCAGTCCTACCCTCTTCAAACAGATGTGGTCTGAGGGACGCTATCAGTTCCTCCCCTTCATCATCACGCTGCTTTCCATTGTTTTCACCGACCTGCTGATCGGAATTCTGATCGGCCTGGGAGTCAGTCTGCTCTTCATTTTGAACAGCAGCCTGCGTCAGCCCATTCGCCGTATTCTCGAAACACATGCCGGCGGCGATGTCCTGCATATCGAACTGGCCAACCAGGTCAGCTTCCTGAACCGGGCGGCTCTGGACCAGATCTTTAATGAGGCAGAGTCCGGCAGCAAGATGCTGATCGACGCCAGCAATACCGATTACATCGACCCGGATATTCTGAGTCTGATTCAGGAATTCAAAACCAAGATCGGCCCTGCACGCGGCATCTCGGTCAACCTGCGCGGCTTCAAACGCAAGTATCAACTGCATGATGAAATTCAGTTTGCCGACTATTCCACCCGTGATCTCAAAGACCAGATCACTCCCGCACAAGTGCTCAAGATTCTCCAGGATGGCAACGAACGCTTCCATACCGGAAATCGGCTCTCTCGCGATCTCGGTCATCAGGTCAACGCGACAGCAGGGGAACAGCACCCGCTGGCGGTCGTCCTGAGCTGTATCGATTCACGCGTACCTGCGGAACTGGTTCTCGATCTGGGCATCGGGGATATCCTGAGCGTCCGCGTTGCCGGCAATGTGATCGGTAATAAATCCCTGGGCAGTATCGAATATGGCGTCTCGGTCGAAGGAGTCAAACTGGTACTGGTGCTGGGGCATACCCGCTGTGGTGCCGTCGCTTCCACCGTACAGCTGATGTGCGATCACAGCGATCCCACTCAGGTCACGGGCTGTGCGCACCTCGATTCCATCGTGCACGAAGTCGTCCCCTGCGTCGATGAAGAAGCGTGTGAGCACCTGGATGAAATGAGCCCCGAAGAGCGCGAGCAGTTCGTCGACGAAGTTGCCCGCCGCAACGTCTACCGCAGCGTGCACGAGATCTCCGTACGCAGCGAGGTCATCAGGGATCTGGTTCAGGCCGGCAAGGTAATGGTCGTCGGTGCTCTCTACGACGTCAAAAGCGGCAAGATGGAATTCCTGACAGAGGAACACTCCACCGTCGAAGCAGGCAGTGTCACCGATTAA